In one window of Methanosarcina vacuolata Z-761 DNA:
- a CDS encoding 4Fe-4S binding protein, translating to MQKDMQLPVFAEKKGKQLIYYPEKCIGCGTCVQACPKGILAIGAVGAVVRGLLDADFLEITESEACIACGICAKVCPTGALELKQEGKTLTDMSYLFRAMKPTVVNESCVHCGLCEDICPRGCIEVTRGISGDGNLKLVGKTNIDLECCIHCGWCAAVCPVNAISVEKPFEGRWNRDENVCQTCHTCVETCPANAIFNKKAKPGERVEKISHRPDACIYCGACAVACPVNAIDVRKTAIIPNVEKKSVLEKKVLEIPVPNAILRTCLEVDENACLGCGNCVIVCPVNALYSSELAAGYLNDMDEKALLEVKNGKISVVNQDACGADGACAMICPVNAIWLVKRKVK from the coding sequence ATGCAAAAAGATATGCAATTGCCTGTCTTTGCTGAAAAAAAAGGCAAGCAGCTAATTTATTACCCCGAAAAATGCATTGGCTGCGGGACCTGCGTACAGGCATGCCCAAAAGGTATACTGGCCATTGGGGCTGTTGGAGCTGTAGTAAGAGGGCTGTTGGATGCGGATTTTTTGGAAATAACAGAAAGTGAAGCCTGCATTGCCTGTGGAATTTGTGCAAAAGTCTGCCCCACAGGTGCCCTTGAGTTGAAGCAGGAAGGAAAAACCCTCACTGACATGTCCTATCTTTTCAGGGCCATGAAGCCAACGGTAGTAAATGAAAGCTGTGTCCACTGCGGACTCTGTGAGGATATATGTCCCAGAGGCTGCATCGAGGTAACCCGTGGAATTTCAGGGGACGGAAATCTGAAACTCGTCGGAAAGACCAATATTGATTTGGAGTGTTGCATCCACTGTGGCTGGTGTGCAGCAGTCTGTCCGGTGAATGCTATTTCGGTAGAAAAGCCCTTTGAAGGGCGCTGGAACAGAGATGAGAATGTCTGCCAGACCTGCCATACCTGTGTGGAAACCTGTCCTGCAAATGCTATTTTCAATAAAAAAGCTAAACCTGGAGAAAGAGTAGAAAAAATAAGTCACCGCCCTGATGCCTGTATTTACTGCGGGGCCTGTGCGGTTGCCTGTCCTGTTAACGCCATTGATGTCAGAAAAACTGCAATTATCCCTAATGTGGAGAAAAAGAGCGTTCTTGAGAAAAAAGTGCTTGAAATCCCGGTTCCTAATGCTATATTACGCACCTGCCTGGAAGTGGATGAAAATGCATGTCTGGGCTGTGGAAATTGTGTGATTGTCTGCCCTGTAAATGCTCTTTATAGCTCTGAACTTGCTGCAGGATACCTGAATGACATGGACGAAAAAGCTCTCCTTGAGGTTAAGAATGGCAAAATTTCGGTCGTAAACCAGGATGCGTGTGGAGCAGATGGAGCCTGCGCCATGATCTGTCCTGTGAATGCAATCTGGCTTGTGAAAAGAAAGGTGAAATAA